The following proteins come from a genomic window of Candidatus Woesearchaeota archaeon:
- a CDS encoding HAD family hydrolase produces the protein MKINGLICFDMDETLIWSDKAHILAFNQAFVAHGLKAIPYKRFEKELNGDETILILKRLYPQLSPKEIKKIREEKKENIIHDTVKYVKVIPGVIKTLKILKKRGYELAIISNCRHAEIITILKYAKLSIKLFDKIIGKDEVRHPKPYPDEIFKAERLLHHKVDFMVGDSLNDIKAAKRAKVEVISVASGNVSKAKLRKAKPNHLILHLSEMLKIVK, from the coding sequence ATGAAAATAAATGGTTTGATTTGTTTTGATATGGATGAAACTCTTATTTGGAGTGATAAAGCACATATACTTGCATTTAATCAAGCTTTTGTTGCACACGGTTTAAAAGCAATTCCTTATAAAAGATTTGAAAAAGAATTAAATGGTGATGAAACTATTTTAATTTTAAAAAGATTATATCCTCAATTAAGTCCTAAAGAAATAAAAAAAATAAGAGAAGAAAAAAAAGAAAATATAATTCATGACACTGTAAAATATGTTAAGGTTATACCTGGGGTAATAAAAACCTTGAAAATTTTAAAAAAAAGAGGATATGAATTGGCTATTATTTCTAATTGCAGACACGCTGAAATAATTACTATATTAAAATATGCTAAATTATCAATTAAACTTTTTGATAAAATAATAGGTAAGGATGAGGTTAGACATCCAAAACCTTATCCCGATGAAATATTTAAAGCCGAAAGATTATTGCATCACAAGGTGGATTTTATGGTTGGAGATAGTTTAAATGATATTAAAGCTGCAAAAAGGGCTAAAGTGGAAGTTATTTCTGTTGCATCCGGAAATGTTTCTAAAGCTAAACTGAGAAAGGCTAAACCTAACCACTTAATACTTCATTTAAGTGAGATGTTAAAAATAGTAAAATAA